The Flavobacterium galactosidilyticum nucleotide sequence GTCCTTTGGGTTTGCTAAACATTTACACGATTCCTTGCCCAATGCCACTTATGTAGGTTTTACGGGAACTCCTATAGATGCTACGATTGATGTTTTTGGAGAAATAGTAGATGCCTACACGATGACTGAATCGGTAGCGGATGAAATTACCGTTCGTATTGTCTATGAAGGTCGTGCGGCTAAAGTATTGTTGAACAATCAGAAACTAGCCGAAATTGAAGCTTATTATAATCAATGTGCGGAAGAGGGCAGTAACGAAAATCAAGTTGAAGAAAGTAAAAAAGCCATGTCGCAAATGAATGCGATTATTGGTGATCCCACACGCTTAAAAACCGTTGCCGAAGATTTTATAAAGCACTATGAAAATAGAATTGCAGAAGGTTCAACAGTAAAAGGAAAAGCAATGTTTGTGTGTAGCAACAGATTTATTGCTTATGAATTATATAAAAACATCTTGGAACTAAGACCCGAATGGGGTGAAGTAAAAGTCGCAGCGGATGATGTAGTTTTATCAGACAAAGACAAAAAGGAAATCAAACCGATGGAGCGAATCAAAATGGTTATGACTCGTGGTAAAGATGATCCTGAAACACTTTATCATTTACTAGGAACTAAAGATGATCGAAAAGAATTGGATCGCCAGTTTAAAAATGAAAAATCAAATTTTAAAATTGCAATTGTAGTTGATATGTGGTTGACAGGATTTGATGTTCCTTTCTTAGATACTATGTACATTGACAAACCAATACAGCGCCATAATTTAATTCAAACTATTTCTCGTGTAAATAGAAAGTTTGAAGGAAAACAAAAAGGATTGGTTGTTGATTATATCGGAATCAAAAAACAAATGAATATGGCTTTGGCATTATACAGTAATGCCGACAACGATACTATTGAAGATATTGAGCAATCTGTGGTTGTCGTAAAAGATCAGTTGGATTTATTAATTAGACTGTTTTACAAGTTTGACAAATCGGGTTATTTTAGTGGTACGCCATTAGAGCAATTAAAAACACTCAATCAAGCTTCAGAATTCATTCAACTAACACAAGAACTGGAAAAGCGTTTCATGTATATCGTAAAACGATTAAAATCAGCTTATGATATTTGTTCAGGTTCAGGAATCTTTTCAGAAGAACAACGAGATGAAATTCATTTCTACTTGGCTGTTCGTTCTATTATTTTCAAATTGACAAAAGGAGTTGCACCTGATACTGCTCAGATGAACAATCGAGTGAAACAAATGTTACAAGATGCCATCGAAAGTGATGGTATTGAAGAGATATTCAAATTAGGGGACGAAGGGCAAACCGAAGTCGATATATTCTCAGATGATTATATGGCTAAAATTGATAAAATCAAATTACCTAACACAAAAATCAAATTACTTCAAAAATTACTAGCCAAAGCAATTGATGATGTAAAGAAAATAAATAAGATCACAGGAATAGACTTTTCAAAAAGATTACAGTTTATTGTAGATAAATACAATGAAAGAAAAGAAGATGATGTATTGCAAAGCCGAGTACTGGAAGATTTCACAGATGAAATCATTGATTTGTATTATGCTTTAAAAAAGGAAAAAGACTCGTTCAAAGATTTGGGTATTGATTTTGAAGAAAAAGCATTCTACGATATTTTAAAAGCTTTAGCTCATAAATACGACTTCAACTATCCTGATGATAAATTAATCATATTAGCGCAAAAGGTGAAGCTTGTAGTCGATGATAAAGCCAAATACACAGATTGGAGCAAGAGGGATGATATTAAAGCAGAGCTAAAAGTGGATCTAATTATTTTACTAGCAGAAAGTGGCTATCCACCAGTGGATCGTGATGAAATTTATAAAGAGATTTTTGAACAAGCAGAGAATTTTAAGAAGTATAGAAGTTGATCCTTGTTATGTGATCTAATTGCTTAGAAGTATCGTAAATAATCACATTGTGAGAAGCTCAAAATTAATTCATTACCTAAAAAAAAAAGCAAACCCCTCAATATAGTATATTAAGGGGATTTGCTTTTAACAAAAGTTTGAATAGAGAATTTTTGGATTAAGAGTTTAAAGGGTAAACCCACTAATCATTTATCAAATTTAATTGGATCAATACATATTGTTGTGGGGAAATATTAAAATCTAGATATTTGTATTGCTAAATTACATACCAATGCAAGACTCTTTTATCGAGATCCTTAAATTATTGTTACCAGAAATAATAGTAGACTACTTTGAACTTACGTCCTATAAAAAAGGAGACGAGATAATTCATTTGTATCTAAGGGAGATCAATTCAATTCCTAAAGAATACCGAGGATCTAAATTGAGTTCAAAAGGATTCTCTGAAGAGATAACGGTTCAAGATTTTCCTATTCGTGGACATCAGGTATATCTTCATATCACTCGAAGAAGATGGCTTAACGAAGATACTGGCAAAGTAGTCTTTAGAGATTGGAATTTAGTAGCAGACGGAACTCGTGTAACACAGGAGTTTGCGTCTTTTTTAAAAGAGATCAATAGATTCCAGTCCAAATGATTGTAATGCTATCGCTTCTTTTTATGGAGTTAAGGGGAGAAATTTGTTGTCTCAATACAAAGACTACTTAAGTGACTTTAAAACTTGGGATCAACTAGGACATGCTAAAAAATGGCTTCTTTTCCCTAAGAACATTCGAAAGTATTTATCTATAGATGAAACATCTCTCTCTAACGCAGAGCTCTATACAATTCTGACCAGTAAATCTGCTAAAGGAAAGAAAGGAACCATTCTACCCATGGTTGCAGGAACTAAAGCAGAAACAGTAATATCAATTATTGAAAAAATCCCTTTTAAACAAAGAAACCTAGTCAAAGAAATTACTTTGGATATGGCCGGTAATATGGGCTTAATTGCTCGAAAATGTTTTCCTAATGCAACTCGTGTTGTTGATCGTTTCCATGTGTAGAAGCTGGCTAGAGAAGCACTCCAGGAAATCAGGATCAAATATCGTTGGGAAGCCATAGATCAAGAAAATGACGCAATAGAACGAGCAAGGAAGTCAAAAGTAAATTTCGAATCTAAAACACTCTCTAATGGCGATACTCTTAAACAATTACTGGCAAGGAGTCGTTATTTCTTGTATAAAAACAAATCTAAATGGACACCAAACCAAATAGAACGTGCTGGCTTACTATTTGAATTATATCCTGATATTCAAAAAGGATATAGCCTAACTCAAGAGCTTCGTGGCATCTTTGAGCACACAACCGATAAAATTATTGCTTTTGCGAAATTAGCCAAATGACATGAAAAAGTAAATCAATCTGGGTTTAAGTCTTTCGGTACAATCTCCCGTACCATTATGACTCACTATCAAACAATATTGAACTACTTTGACAATAGAGGTACTAATGCTTCAGCAGAATCTTTCAATGCAAAAATAAAAGCATTTAGATCACGATTCAGAGGTGTTAGGAATGTAGAATTTTTCCTTTTTCGACTAACGAATATATATGCTTAATTTTTGCTGCTCCACAGGTTTTCGTGTTGATCCATTTAATTTCAATTCTGATATAGGAATCTAATTCAGAATAACTTTTTTGGCTTTTAAGGAGCCAAAAGTTATTTCCGAATAAGTTATTATATATTTTTATTTCACCGTATTTAGAAGCTAGATGATGTAGTAAGTGTAGCAAATGTAGTTCAGAAAAAAAGATATATTTTTTCAACTAAGGAATAAAATTGTTAGAGTTATAGAATATGAGGAGAGTGTGAACAACACTAATTCTAAAAAAGTGTGAATATAGTGTGAACACTAAAAACAAAAAAGGGTTCCAATCTCTTGGAACCCTTATAAACTCTAGTGACCTTGACTGGATTCAAACCAGTAACCTCTTGAGCCGTAATCAAGTGCGCTATTCAGTTGCGCCACAAGGCCATTTGCAGGTGGTTGTAATAACGTCATTGCGGGTGCAAATATAGAGATAAATGTGTAATTTGCAATAGTAAATTCGTAAAAAAATAAAAAAACATGCCACTACAAAACTATATACGTGATATTCAGGGATTTCCAAAAGAAGGAATTTTGTTCAAAGACATAACTCCGCTACTAATCGACCCTTTAGCAAGCGCTGAATGCCTAAAATTGCTAGTTTCAACTCTAAAAGAGAAGAAAATTAATAAGGTAGTAGGAGTGGAGAGCAGGGGTTTTTTCTTTGGAACACTGATTGCACAAGAACTAAAAGCTGGATTTGTACCTGTTAGGAAACCAAATAAACTGCCTTTTGAAACTATTTCGGCTACTTACGACTTAGAATATGGTTCAGATGCATTAGAAATACACATTGATGCCATACAAAAAGGAGACCACGTTTTGATTCACGATGATGTCTTGGCAACCGGAGGAACTATTAAGGCTGTTTGCGAGTTAGTAGAACGTTTGGGTGGTGAAATTGTACAATGCAATTTCATTATGGAATTATCTTTCATCAACGGTAGGGAAAAAATTAAAGAACAAGAAATTTTTACAGCGATAAGCTATTAATCCAGTGCTCTTGTAGTTACGTAATAGCGGAAACCAATAATAGCCATTTGCCATTTTTTGGCTTTAGCCAAGTCTAAGCGCTGTTTAGTAAAACTGGGTAAGATAAGTTTATTGATTTGAGCTAAAATTTTGTACATGCTTTTTTTTCAAAGGTATAAAAAAAGACGGTCTTGATGGAGATCGTCTTTTTTGTATAAATGTTTTATTTTAATATTTGAAATCCTCTAACCTTTTTTTTGAGGAATTGGTTTAACATCGCTTTCATCTATTTTTTTCTTAGTACTGATTTCAATTACACCATTTTTACCGCTTTCACCATATTTACTAGTTGCGCTAAATCCTTTCAAGACATCAATTTTGGCAATTTGGTCTGTAGGTATTTCTTCAATATTGAAATTTGAATCCTTTGCTTTTCCATCAACAACAATCAAAGGCTTGGAACTATCAAGAGATGAAAATCCACTTACTTTCCAACCATTGACAACTTTGTCTTCTTTTATTCCATATCCTACAACTTTTATTTCTGGAGATTGCACATCATTATTATTATTATTATTAGTGTTCTTTTCTTTTATTGTAATTTCAATTACTCCATTTTTACCGCTTTCACCATATTTGCTAGTTGCGTTAATTCCTTTTAATACATTTATTTTGGCAATTTGGTCAGTAGGTATTTCTTCAATTTTAAAATTGGATGCTTGTTTTACTCCATCAATAACAATAAGCGGTTTGTTATCTATATCTTGTTTTAATACTGATTGAATGTTCGCTTTATCATCTACTTGACCAATTTTATTATTTGGTGTTTTAATTTTGTCTTCATTTGTTGTAGTGACATTTGTCTTAAAATTTGATATTTGATCATTTTCTGATAAAGGGTTTAAATCCATATTATATCCCATTTCTTTTTTATTTTCATCATAATAGAATTTAAATGGTTTTATAGGTGTATTTCCAGATTGGTTACTACTGCCACTACGATTGTTGTCTTTGAATTCACTTTTAATGCTGATAATTTCTCCATTGGAATTTCTTTTGATATTGAAAAAAGTTAAATCAATATTATACAAATTCTTTATTTGTTCGCAATGTTCTTTAATTTCCGCGTCGGTGGTGTTTTTGGTAATAACCATGTTGATTTCATCAATTTTAACATGTTTAATTTCAATGTCATCGGATTTTTTCTCCTGAGCGATGACTTCAATTTGAAATAATAGTACAAAGGCAATAAGTGCCGGTAATACGGAGAAATACTTCCAATAATGGCTGTTTTTTGATTGATTTTTGTTTAACATAACGATTCGTTTTTTGATTAATGATTGATAAAAATGATTACTGATGGCAACACAATTTTCCTGTGTTGTTATTTTTAAAAGGGTGATTTGATAGGCTTTTTTATCCGAAATGTGTTTTGATGCTTCACTATCGGCAATGAATTCTAGATTTTGAACCATCGCTTTTTTGTACAACCAAATCAACGGATTGAACCAAAAAATGACACAAAAAAATCTTGAAATTAGCACATCAATGCTGTGTTTTTGTAGGCTATGTACTTTTTCGTGTTCTAAAATATTTTCTAATTCGACAGCAGTATATAAAGACGAATTGTAAACGATGTAATTGAAATAGGAGAAAGGAGCAATGTTTTCGGCGATGTCTATTAATTTGAAATTACCATGCTTTTGCATCGTTTTTCCTTTTAATAATTTAATTAGGCTATTAAAATCAAAAACTAGTTTGAGAAACGAAATGACAATTCCTATAAAGTACGCATAAGCTAACATTAAGTACCAATTAATTTTTGGTTCTGGAGCAGCTACCGAAGTTGTCACAGGAATATTGGACCAATCGAACGAAGCTATTGATGGTTCTATCCAAACTATTTTGCTAATAAAAAACAAAGGAAGAATTGTAGAAGTAATTAATCCCAAAAGTAAAAACCATCTGTTTGTCGTGAAGAAGGTCTCTTTTCTTAAAAGTAACATGTAGGCTAAGTAAAATAGCACAATCAAGGCACTTGCTTTTATAAAGTAAATAAATACATTTTCCATAACTATTATTTTTTTTCAATCATGGCTAAAATTTCTCGCAGTTCATCGGCAGATATTTTCTCTTCCTTTGCAAAAAAGGACACCATATTTTTATAAGAACTATTGAAATAATTATCAATTGCAGTGTTCATGAACTTCTTTCTATAGTCTTCAATAGGAACAATAGGATAATATTGATGGGTATTTCCAAAAGCATTATGAGCGACAAAACCTTTTTCCTCGAGATTACGCACAATAGTAGATAGCGTATTGTAATGCGGTTGATCCTCCGTTATTTCAGCCATGACTTCTTTGACGAAAGCTTTTTTAAGCCTCCATATAATCTGCATGATTTCCTCTTCTTTGTTCGTTAGTTTTTGCATGATTTTTTATTTGAATCAAACCTACAACTATATTTTTAGTTAACAAACTATTTTTATAGTTATTTAACTATTATTTTAGTTTTATATCTATTTTTTTTAGAATAGAGTGCGAAATTTATAACATAAAAAGTGTTTTGTAAAATGAAAATAGTTGATGAAAAGGAGATTGCGTGAGGGATAGAAGCTAGCTACCAAAGTAGCGCGTATAGCCCGACAGCATTAGGAAAAGGGGCTACGTAACAAAATTATCACTTAGCCCCTTTTCCTAATGGAGTCACGCACAAAGTATAATAATGAGATTAATTTTCTTCTCTCCGAACTAGTTTTTGCAACCAGATACAACCAGCAAGCGATAGCATTCCTAAAGTTCCCATAACAAACCAATTAGTTTGATAGCCAAAGTTAGCTATGATTTCAAGTCCAGTTTTAGAGCTGGCAATATGTGCTAAACTAAAACTCATTGTGAACAATGCCATATAACGACCTTCGTGTCCTTTTGGCGCTCTACTTAAAGCAAAAGAGTTCGAGAATGGGAAGATGAACATTTCGCCAAAAGTGATAAAAAGGATGCTTACAACGAGCATTCCTGCCCAAATATTGATTAATAGAATATAAAAACTAATCGCCATCAGTAATGAACCCCAAAGGATAATCTTGATTTTATTGATGTTTTTTCGTTGGCTAAAACTTACAATTGGCATTTCGAGAAAGAATATTAACAAACCATTTAACGATAATAAAAGTCCACTTTGAAATTCAGTTAGACCAAATTTTTCATTATGATACAAAGGTAATGTTGTGAAAAGTTGGAAGAAAAGCATTGCCGTAATAAAGCAAATGAACAGAAAAATCCAGAATATTTTGTCTTTAAAAACGGATGCAGGTATTTCAGTTTCGGTACTACTTACGGCTAAATCAGCTGGTTTTTTGCGCTCTTTTACTAATAAGGTAAAAATCAAAATAGAAACAATACAAGAAGTTCCATCTATCCAAAACAATCCGCTATAGCCTAAATTCATGATGATTAGACCACCTAATGCGGGTCCGGCGGTAAATCCTAGATTAACAGCAAGCCTAACCAGAGTCAGTGCTCTGGTGCGATTTTCGGGTTTGGCATACGTTCCTAATGACACAAACATGGCAGGGCGAAACATATCAGCGACGGTCATAATGAAGAACATCGCAAAACACAATCCCCAGAAAGTGCGCACGTATTGGACTGCAAACAACAACAATCCGCTCGTAAATAAACTAAAAACCATGATTTTGTAAAACCCTATTTTATCCGTTAATTTTCCGCCAAGCCAAGAGCCCAACATCGAACCAAAACCAAAACATACCATTATCCATCCCACTTGAGCGTAGGAAAAATTTAAATCTTCTTTCAAATATTTGGATAAAAACGGTAAAACCATCGTCCCAGCACGATTGATAAAGGTAATTAAGGTTAAAACCCAAACCTCTCGTGTAAATCCCCGGTAATTATTGATGTAGCGACTAAAAGCAGTTTTGATCATAAAATGATTTTATATGGTGCAAATTTACAATGTTTTTTAGGAGCTTTTTCCAGCTATCCGCTACAATCTTTTCTTTTTTTTTGAAAAAAGAATTAATAAAAAGCAAAAGTAAGCAAAACGGCGAAAACCGTTACTATATAGTGGTTTATAAAGTGGTAGTACAAAGTTGGAAGACTGTGTACTTTAGTTTTTGGGCTTGAAATGACAAGGTTAGGTTACTAAATCGTTACTGGTTAATACCTAAATAAAATACTATAACCGTTTATACTTCAGTTATTTGCATCATTTTTCATATTTACTTGTAACTCAATGAAAGTTAATTTTAAACATTAAATTTTTGAGTTATGGAGAAGACAAAAAAATCCACGTTCAAACTACTTTTCTACCTAAAGAAAAATGAACCGAAGAAGAATGGAACAGTTGCAATTATGGGGCGTATTACCGTTGATGGTAAACCAACATCTTTCAGTACAAAATTAGAAATAGATCCTAAAATATGGGATTTAAAACACGGTAGGGTTTTAGGCAAGAGTACCCAAGCATTGGCAATCAACCTTAAATTGGATAAAATAAGATTGCGCATAGACCAGCATTATGATGAAATGTTTAAAGATGAAGGTTTCGTTACAGCACAAAAACTAAAGATTTCCTTTTTAGGTATCGGTGTTATGGCCGATACAATTCTTACTGTTTTTGCAGATCACAATGGCGACTTTAAAAAAATGGTCGATAAAGAACAACGTTCTGCAAGCACTTATGCGAAATATGATATTGTTTATAGACACTTAGCTGAGTTTATCCAATTGCGTTATTACAGACCCGATATGGCTTTCAGAGAACTTACACCAGATTTTATTCGTGAGTTCGACTTCTTTCTGCGTGTAGATAAGGAATGTACGCATAATACCGTATGGGTTTATACGATGCCTGTCATCCGAATGGTAGAGCTTGCTATTAAAAAAGGACTAATCAGAAAAAATCCTTTCGAAGATTACGAGATTACGATGAACGAGAAAGATCGGGGTTATCTGCTGAAAGAAGATGTGGAGAAGATTATGGTTCATAAAGTAGATGCAAGGTTTGACTTAGTCCGGGATTTATTTGTATTCAGTTGCTTTACAGGTTTATCTTATGCCGATATTAAGAAGTTAAAGCGAAGCAATATCCAATCATTCTTTGACGGGCATCAATGGATCATAAGCAGGCGTAAAAAATCAGACATTGCATCAAATGTGCGTTTGCTTGAAATACCTAAAAGAATAATTAATAAATACGTGGGTGTTATGAGGAATGAACTTGTTTTCCCTATACCATCTAATGCTACTTGCAACACCCATATCCGCAAGGTTGCAGGGCAGGCAGAGGTTTTTCCAGAGCATAAAATTGGTTTTCATACAGCCAGGCATACTTTCGGAACAATGTTTCTGACCGAAGGTGTTCCACTTGAAAGCCTTAGCAAAATGATGGGGCATAAAAACATTTCTACCACACAGATTTATGCTAAAATTACCAGCCAAAAAATCAGTAAGGATATGGATTTGGTTTCAGATAAATTCCAATCTATGGAACGTGCATTTTTAGCTACTAAGGAAGAGCTTGTTGTTGGATAGATTTTATAATCCTTTAGGTAAGATTTAGAAGCAGGATTTAACGATCCTGCTTTTTTTGTGCCCATATTTTATCCCCAAAGCACATTTATTTTCTTTCCTCAACCCCATCCCATAAAAGAGCTTTGGTTGGATATACTGAAAAACATATCGAAAAATTCTGGCCAAATTCCAAGCAATATTTTTCAATATCCTTTTGGTGGCTTTCATAGCCACAAACACTTAAAAATGGTTAAAAATTCTGCCAGATAAATGCTGGTTTTGTAATCACATAGACCATTTCTTAATGCCTTTTCCATTGGCTTCCACATAGGCTTCCACATAGGCTTTTATCCAAGAGCCAGTATGCTGTTTTGTCCCATTTCAAGAGCAAAGGTATTTCCGTGTTCTTAACGCAGCATCAAGGTCAAGCCCTGCGGGTTTGCCAAAAAATCTCCACCCATTCGGGTCGTATTTTTTGTCAAAACCTTGCTGTTGCTAAACACGAACCTTTTATGCTCGTGAAACGAAACAAAGCATACTCCGGCTCTTTAAACGAATAAAAAAAATGTCAGAAATGAAAAAATACAGCATTAGAAATGGTAAAAGAGAAACGAAACTTCAGCACCTCCTCTCATTACCGAATAAATCAAAAAAAATAAAATCAGAACAAAATCAATAACGCAAAAAATAGAAATTATGAACATCACAGGAAGATTGACGAGAGATGCAGAGGTACGCACAACGTCACAGCAAAAACAAGTAGTAAACTTTTCGGTAGCAATCAACGACAGCTACCGTAACAAACAGGGCGAACGCATAGAACAGACGACCTATTTTGATTGCTCCTATTGGATAACGCCCAATGTTGCCAAAATCCTAACAAAAGGCTCGTTGGTGGAATTATCGGGCAGGGTAACTGCAAGAGCGTGGACAGGCAATGACGGAGAAGCACACGCAGGACTGAATTTTCACACCTCCCAAATCAAACTGCACGGAGGTGGTAAAAAATTAGAAACTGTACAAGCTACCGTAGAAACAGCCACTAAAAAAACAGAGGACGACCTCCCATTTTAACAACGAGTATTCAAACAATTTTAAATCATTTTATCATGGCACATAATATCAATTTCAACGAGAGAACAGGACGTTATTCATTCTTTAGCGTACAACAAAAAGCGTGGCACGGTTTGGGGCAAATCGTAGAGCAATACCCAACAAGCGAGGAAGCTATCAGACACGCAGGATTAGATTATGAAGTCGTAAAATCTCCTCTATTTACCAAAGGTTCGGGTATTGTCGAAACGGCAAACGGCATTGAGATAGGCAGTAGCGAATTGGAAGTACCTAACTATTTCGCCAACATACGCACCGATAACAATGTAGTATTAGGTGTAGTTGGTAAGGATTACCACATCGTACAAAACCGTGAAGCCTTTAATTTCTTTGATGCTATTGTAGGCGGTGGCGAGGGTATTCTGTATGAAACCGCAGGAGCGTTAGGCAACGGAGAGCGCATATTTATCACAGCCAAATTGCCCGACTATATCCGTGTAGGTAATGGTGATGATGTAACAGAAAAATACATTTTCCTAACTACTTCGCACGATGGTAGCGGAAGTATCACAGCCGCATTTACACCTGTCAGAATTGTTTGCCAAAATACGCTAAATGCTTCGCTACGCAGTATGACCAATGTAGTTCGTATCAAACATACTTCGGGAGCAAAACAACGTATCGAAAACGCCCATAAAATTATGGGACTGGCGAACACTTTGAGCAACCAATTAGAGGACATTTTTAATGAATGGGCAAGCGTAAAAGTAACAGACCGAGAAGTAAGAAAGCTAATCCAATTGGCACTTTGCCCGAATAAAGAAACGTTTGACTTAATTAAAAAAGGTGCAGAAGATGAAATTTCAACCTTGTTTAAAAACACCGTTGATGATGCTTTTTCTTACGCGATGATAAGCGACACGCAACAAATGGATACTACTAAAGGCACATTGTTCGGAGCGTACAATGCCGTTACAGGCTATTATCAGAATGTACGCAATTACAAAAATGATGAAGCCAAGTTGCAGAGTATTGTATTGGGTGGTACTGCCCAACTCAAATCACAGAAAGCATTTGACTTGTGTACCTCTTTTGCAACGGATGGTGCGGAAATCTTAAACCTTAACTAAATAACCACAGGCTATCGCCTTAATCGGTGGTAGTCTACTAATAACAAACATTATGGCAAATTGGTGTAGTAATACGGTTGTTTTCGAGGGTAAACCCAAAGCAATCGAACAGATACAGAAGCTATTCAAGTTAATGGCAGAACAGGAACTAAAAGAAAAATGTGGACAGTTACCCGACTTTATTTCGGAAGATAACGGAGGTTATTTCTTTGCTACCTACCAGTATGAAGGCGATACAGACGTATTTCAATACGAAACAAAATGGTCGCCTAATATGGAAGTGGTACAAAAAATAGCAGAACAC carries:
- a CDS encoding SsrA-binding protein, with translation MYKILAQINKLILPSFTKQRLDLAKAKKWQMAIIGFRYYVTTRALD
- a CDS encoding M56 family metallopeptidase — protein: MENVFIYFIKASALIVLFYLAYMLLLRKETFFTTNRWFLLLGLITSTILPLFFISKIVWIEPSIASFDWSNIPVTTSVAAPEPKINWYLMLAYAYFIGIVISFLKLVFDFNSLIKLLKGKTMQKHGNFKLIDIAENIAPFSYFNYIVYNSSLYTAVELENILEHEKVHSLQKHSIDVLISRFFCVIFWFNPLIWLYKKAMVQNLEFIADSEASKHISDKKAYQITLLKITTQENCVAISNHFYQSLIKKRIVMLNKNQSKNSHYWKYFSVLPALIAFVLLFQIEVIAQEKKSDDIEIKHVKIDEINMVITKNTTDAEIKEHCEQIKNLYNIDLTFFNIKRNSNGEIISIKSEFKDNNRSGSSNQSGNTPIKPFKFYYDENKKEMGYNMDLNPLSENDQISNFKTNVTTTNEDKIKTPNNKIGQVDDKANIQSVLKQDIDNKPLIVIDGVKQASNFKIEEIPTDQIAKINVLKGINATSKYGESGKNGVIEITIKEKNTNNNNNNDVQSPEIKVVGYGIKEDKVVNGWKVSGFSSLDSSKPLIVVDGKAKDSNFNIEEIPTDQIAKIDVLKGFSATSKYGESGKNGVIEISTKKKIDESDVKPIPQKKG
- a CDS encoding BlaI/MecI/CopY family transcriptional regulator — protein: MQKLTNKEEEIMQIIWRLKKAFVKEVMAEITEDQPHYNTLSTIVRNLEEKGFVAHNAFGNTHQYYPIVPIEDYRKKFMNTAIDNYFNSSYKNMVSFFAKEEKISADELREILAMIEKK
- a CDS encoding site-specific integrase; protein product: MEKTKKSTFKLLFYLKKNEPKKNGTVAIMGRITVDGKPTSFSTKLEIDPKIWDLKHGRVLGKSTQALAINLKLDKIRLRIDQHYDEMFKDEGFVTAQKLKISFLGIGVMADTILTVFADHNGDFKKMVDKEQRSASTYAKYDIVYRHLAEFIQLRYYRPDMAFRELTPDFIREFDFFLRVDKECTHNTVWVYTMPVIRMVELAIKKGLIRKNPFEDYEITMNEKDRGYLLKEDVEKIMVHKVDARFDLVRDLFVFSCFTGLSYADIKKLKRSNIQSFFDGHQWIISRRKKSDIASNVRLLEIPKRIINKYVGVMRNELVFPIPSNATCNTHIRKVAGQAEVFPEHKIGFHTARHTFGTMFLTEGVPLESLSKMMGHKNISTTQIYAKITSQKISKDMDLVSDKFQSMERAFLATKEELVVG
- a CDS encoding ISAon1 family transposase N-terminal region protein; amino-acid sequence: MQDSFIEILKLLLPEIIVDYFELTSYKKGDEIIHLYLREINSIPKEYRGSKLSSKGFSEEITVQDFPIRGHQVYLHITRRRWLNEDTGKVVFRDWNLVADGTRVTQEFASFLKEINRFQSK
- a CDS encoding type I restriction endonuclease subunit R; translated protein: MKFTEAQLEQAFINLLQEEKMTHLVGGEVRKIEYNGAAEPPTVYGHVVSEQVLLTEDLKNYLRSAYTTENITENEIESIIRDLDRLPSSDLYESNKTIMKMVSDGFLLKREDRSKKDFYVQLIDYSENDGNTYKIVNQLAIKGYEMRIPDLILYINGLPLVVFEFKTAIQENTTLHDAYVQITTRYKRDIPELFKYNAFCVISDGANTKAGSFFAPYEFFYAWRKIEGMIKEVDGIDAMFTLIQGMFNRKRLRDIIQNFIFLPDSSKKNDKIVCRYPQYYAATKLFENIKQHQKPLGDGKGGTYFGTTGCGKSYTMLYLTRLLMRSKYFASPTIIVITDRTDLDDQLSGQFTNAKGFVGDESIISVESRSNLRELLQGRNSGGVFLTTIHKFTEDTKLLTDRTNVICISDEAHRSQTNLDQKVKVTETGVKKSFGFAKHLHDSLPNATYVGFTGTPIDATIDVFGEIVDAYTMTESVADEITVRIVYEGRAAKVLLNNQKLAEIEAYYNQCAEEGSNENQVEESKKAMSQMNAIIGDPTRLKTVAEDFIKHYENRIAEGSTVKGKAMFVCSNRFIAYELYKNILELRPEWGEVKVAADDVVLSDKDKKEIKPMERIKMVMTRGKDDPETLYHLLGTKDDRKELDRQFKNEKSNFKIAIVVDMWLTGFDVPFLDTMYIDKPIQRHNLIQTISRVNRKFEGKQKGLVVDYIGIKKQMNMALALYSNADNDTIEDIEQSVVVVKDQLDLLIRLFYKFDKSGYFSGTPLEQLKTLNQASEFIQLTQELEKRFMYIVKRLKSAYDICSGSGIFSEEQRDEIHFYLAVRSIIFKLTKGVAPDTAQMNNRVKQMLQDAIESDGIEEIFKLGDEGQTEVDIFSDDYMAKIDKIKLPNTKIKLLQKLLAKAIDDVKKINKITGIDFSKRLQFIVDKYNERKEDDVLQSRVLEDFTDEIIDLYYALKKEKDSFKDLGIDFEEKAFYDILKALAHKYDFNYPDDKLIILAQKVKLVVDDKAKYTDWSKRDDIKAELKVDLIILLAESGYPPVDRDEIYKEIFEQAENFKKYRS
- a CDS encoding adenine phosphoribosyltransferase, with translation MPLQNYIRDIQGFPKEGILFKDITPLLIDPLASAECLKLLVSTLKEKKINKVVGVESRGFFFGTLIAQELKAGFVPVRKPNKLPFETISATYDLEYGSDALEIHIDAIQKGDHVLIHDDVLATGGTIKAVCELVERLGGEIVQCNFIMELSFINGREKIKEQEIFTAISY
- a CDS encoding MDR family MFS transporter, producing the protein MIKTAFSRYINNYRGFTREVWVLTLITFINRAGTMVLPFLSKYLKEDLNFSYAQVGWIMVCFGFGSMLGSWLGGKLTDKIGFYKIMVFSLFTSGLLLFAVQYVRTFWGLCFAMFFIMTVADMFRPAMFVSLGTYAKPENRTRALTLVRLAVNLGFTAGPALGGLIIMNLGYSGLFWIDGTSCIVSILIFTLLVKERKKPADLAVSSTETEIPASVFKDKIFWIFLFICFITAMLFFQLFTTLPLYHNEKFGLTEFQSGLLLSLNGLLIFFLEMPIVSFSQRKNINKIKIILWGSLLMAISFYILLINIWAGMLVVSILFITFGEMFIFPFSNSFALSRAPKGHEGRYMALFTMSFSLAHIASSKTGLEIIANFGYQTNWFVMGTLGMLSLAGCIWLQKLVRREEN